From the genome of Eucalyptus grandis isolate ANBG69807.140 chromosome 2, ASM1654582v1, whole genome shotgun sequence, one region includes:
- the LOC104423066 gene encoding acid phosphatase 1: protein MAKESMWALLIFVAAIRGSLAGIPREIHLLRPRSGSAGERVHGLSCLSWRLGVETNNIKNWTTVPLECEGYVGHYMLGHQYREDSKVVAREAVLYAKSLKLAGDGKDVWVFDVDETLLSNLPYYAKHGFGAEPYNSTLFNQWVLTGKAPALPETLELYRELLKLGIKPIFLTGRTEDQRKITSSNLRNAGFSNWEMLILKGSTYSGTTAVVYKSSERRKVEESGYRIVGNIGDQWSDLLGIHAGNRTFKLPDPMYYIS from the exons ATGGCGAAAGAAAGCATGTGGGCGTTGCTCATCTTTGTGGCCGCAATCCGAGGCTCGCTCGCCGGAATCCCCCGTGAAATCCACCTCCTCCGGCCGCGGTCGGGCTCCGCCGGCGAGCGCGTGCACGGCCTGTCCTGCCTGAGCTGGAGGCTGGGCGTGGAGACCAACAACATCAAGAATTGGACCACGGTCCCGCTGGAGTGCGAGGGCTACGTGGGTCACTACATGCTGGGGCATCAGTATAGGGAGGACTCGAAGGTGGTGGCGCGCGAGGCCGTGCTCTACGCCAAGAGCCTGAAGCTCGCCGGAGACGGCAAGGACGTGTGGGTGTTCGACGTCGACGAGACCTTGCTCTCCAATCTGCCTTACTACGCGAAGCATGGATTCGG GGCGGAGCCCTACAACTCGACGCTGTTCAATCAGTGGGTCCTCACCGGCAAAGCACCGGCGCTGCCGGAGACGCTGGAGCTGTACCGGGAGCTGTTGAAACTGGGGATCAAGCCCATCTTCCTCACCGGAAGAACCGAGGACCAGAGGAAGATCACTTCCTCCAACCTCAGGAACGCTGGGTTTAGCAACTGGGAGATGCTCATCCTGAA GGGATCGACTTACTCGGGGACAACGGCGGTGGTCTACAAATCGAGCGAGAGGAGGAAGGTGGAAGAGAGCGGGTACAGAATCGTTGGCAATATCGGAGACCAATGGAGCGACCTGCTCGGAATCCATGCCGGCAACCGAACCTTCAAGTTGCCTGACCCCATGTATTACATTAGTTGA
- the LOC104423067 gene encoding LOW QUALITY PROTEIN: acid phosphatase 1 (The sequence of the model RefSeq protein was modified relative to this genomic sequence to represent the inferred CDS: inserted 1 base in 1 codon), which produces MGKESMWALLIFVAAIRGSLAGIPREIHLLRPRSGSAGERVHGLYCLSWRLGVETHNIKNWNTVPRECEGYVGHYMLHQYREDSKVVAHEAVLYAKSLKLAGDGKDVWVFDIDETSLSNLPYYAEHGFGVEPLNPTQFGQWILTGKAPALPETLELYRELLKLGIKPIFLTGRPEDARNITSSNLRNAGFRTWEMLILKGSAYSXTTAVVYKSSERRKVEESGYRIVGNIGDQWSDLLGIHVGNRTFKLPNPMYYIS; this is translated from the exons atggggaaagaaaGTATGTGGGCGTTGCTCATCTTTGTGGCTGCAATCCGAGGCTCGCTCGCCGGAATCCCCCGTGAAATCCACCTCCTCCGGCCGCGCTCAGGCTCCGCCGGCGAGCGCGTGCACGGCCTGTACTGCCTGAGCTGGAGGCTGGGCGTGGAGACCCACAACATCAAGAATTGGAACACGGTCCCCCGGGAGTGCGAGGGCTACGTGGGTCACTACATGCTGCATCAGTATAGGGAGGACTCGAAGGTGGTGGCACACGAGGCCGTGCTCTACGCCAAGAGCCTGAAGCTCGCCGGAGACGGCAAGGACGTGTGGGTGTTCGACATCGACGAGACCTCGCTCTCCAATCTGCCTTACTACGCGGAGCATGGATTCGG GGTGGAGCCCCTCAACCCGACGCAGTTCGGTCAGTGGATCCTAACTGGCAAAGCACCGGCGCTGCCGGAGACACTGGAGCTGTACCGGGAGCTGTTGAAACTGGGGATCAAGCCCATCTTCCTCACCGGAAGACCCGAGGACGCGAGGAACATCACTTCCTCCAATCTCAGGAACGCTGGGTTTCGCACTTGGGAGATGCTCATCCTGAA GGGATCGGCTTACT AGACCACGGCGGTGGTGTACAAATCGAGCGAGAGGAGGAAGGTGGAAGAGAGCGGGTACAGAATCGTTGGCAATATCGGAGACCAATGGAGCGACCTGCTCGGAATCCATGTCGGCAATCGAACCTTCAAGTTGCCTAATCCCATGTATTACATTAGTTGA
- the LOC104422951 gene encoding acid phosphatase 1, whose protein sequence is MKPTSLLLLFLAIAVSASLTLAGDVPNKIHPLRPQVGSGGHHIPGVSCQSWRLAVETDNIKDWDVVPMVCENYVGNYMLGHQYRKDCNAAGWAAYDYAKGLTLKKDGKDVWIFDIDETALSNLPYYARPDNAFGAKEYNETTFKEWELEGKAPAVPAILYLYKGLLKLGFKIVFISGKSESLRSITVYNMKKVGYHTWEKLILKQTSESGTTAMVYKSKKRKELEEAGYRILGNMGDQWSDLMGSHVGNRTFKVPNPMFYIA, encoded by the exons ATGAAACCGAcgagcctcctcctcctcttcctcgccATCGCAGTCTCGGCATCGCTGACCCTCGCCGGCGACGTGCCCAACAAGATCCACCCGCTCCGGCCGCAGGTCGGCTCCGGCGGCCACCACATCCCGGGCGTCTCCTGCCAGAGCTGGCGGCTCGCGGTGGAGACCGACAACATCAAGGACTGGGACGTGGTCCCCATGGTCTGCGAGAACTACGTCGGGAACTACATGCTAGGCCACCAGTACCGCAAGGACTGCAACGCCGCGGGCTGGGCGGCGTACGACTACGCCAAGGGGCTGACGCTCAAGAAGGACGGGAAGGACGTCTGGATCTTCGACATCGACGAGACCGCCCTCTCCAACCTCCCTTACTACGCCCGCCCCGACAATGCATTCGG GGCGAAGGAGTACAACGAGACGACGTTCAAGGAATGGGAGCTGGAGGGCAAAGCGCCCGCCGTGCCGGCGATACTGTACCTGTACAAGGGGCTGCTGAAGTTAGGGTTCAAGATCGTGTTCATCTCCGGCAAGTCCGAGAGCCTGAGGTCCATCACCGTCTACAACATGAAGAAGGTGGGCTACCACACCTGGGAGAAGCTCATCCTCAA GCAGACGTCGGAATCCGGGACGACGGCGATGGTGTACAAgtcgaagaagaggaaggagctGGAGGAGGCGGGCTACAGGATCCTGGGGAACATGGGGGACCAGTGGAGCGATCTGATGGGGAGTCACGTCGGGAACCGCACCTTCAAGGTCCCGAATCCGATGTTCTACATCGCCTGA